One window of the Candidatus Jettenia sp. genome contains the following:
- a CDS encoding M20 family metallopeptidase: protein MGKYASDNSIHYVKEYMQNEENKIVELAVKLINKKTENPPGNEVLAVEVVEDFFKSLQIPYTIFEKVKHRANIIGYIGRKEITSSTPTLLVACHLDVVPAGDDWKKDPFEAWIENGRIYGRGASDNKGQMAAMMAVARFLKENESKLKGQFLLIGVADEERGSTLGLEYLLNECGISADFAIIPDVAHNMQIIDVTEKGTLFLEIASHGKQAHGSRPEMGINAIWNMIILLDRIKQLKFRQTSHPLHSPPTLNLGSIHSGTVPNIVPALCKVQMDIRYLPGDSSDIIVNDIKNIIKEVEALCPARFDVKIISDQPPTAVPTDNLLVELISKHAQSILGTCPQPKGLSGATVTKQLIQKGIIAVGFGPGDVAEAHATNESISIKELVDFAKIMALISLDILAK from the coding sequence ATGGGAAAATATGCTTCAGATAATTCTATACATTATGTGAAGGAATATATGCAAAATGAGGAAAATAAGATCGTTGAACTCGCCGTTAAATTAATCAATAAAAAGACCGAAAATCCTCCTGGGAATGAAGTCCTCGCTGTCGAAGTTGTTGAGGATTTTTTTAAATCATTACAAATTCCATATACCATTTTTGAAAAGGTAAAACACAGAGCAAACATCATTGGATACATAGGTCGCAAGGAAATCACATCCTCCACCCCTACTTTGCTTGTTGCATGTCATTTAGATGTTGTACCAGCCGGTGATGATTGGAAGAAGGATCCCTTTGAAGCATGGATAGAAAACGGACGAATCTACGGTAGAGGAGCCTCTGATAATAAAGGACAGATGGCTGCCATGATGGCTGTTGCACGATTCCTTAAAGAGAACGAATCTAAACTGAAAGGCCAATTTTTATTAATCGGTGTTGCTGATGAGGAACGAGGCTCCACGCTAGGATTAGAATATTTATTGAATGAATGCGGCATTAGTGCAGACTTTGCCATCATTCCTGATGTCGCACACAATATGCAGATAATCGATGTAACTGAAAAAGGTACGTTGTTCTTAGAGATCGCCTCTCATGGTAAGCAGGCGCATGGTTCAAGACCAGAGATGGGAATAAATGCGATATGGAACATGATCATCTTGCTCGATAGGATAAAACAATTAAAGTTCAGGCAAACCTCGCATCCACTCCACTCGCCACCTACCTTGAATCTTGGCTCTATCCATAGTGGAACAGTGCCCAATATTGTACCTGCTCTCTGTAAAGTACAGATGGATATTCGTTATTTACCCGGAGATTCATCAGATATTATTGTTAACGATATAAAAAATATTATTAAGGAAGTTGAGGCACTATGCCCTGCACGATTTGATGTAAAAATCATTTCTGATCAACCTCCCACTGCTGTCCCCACCGATAATTTACTCGTAGAATTAATCTCAAAACATGCGCAATCCATTTTGGGTACTTGTCCACAACCAAAAGGATTATCTGGCGCTACTGTAACAAAACAGCTTATCCAAAAGGGTATAATAGCCGTTGGATTTGGCCCCGGCGATGTAGCCGAAGCACATGCCACAAATGAATCAATCAGTATTAAAGAACTCGTTGACTTCGCAAAAATCATGGCCCTAATTTCCCTTGATATATTAGCTAAATAA
- a CDS encoding rubredoxin — MSKAECIICRYTYDPKRGDPKKDIKSGTEFEDLPADWVCPICELKKNLFDKLE, encoded by the coding sequence ATGTCAAAAGCAGAGTGCATAATATGCCGTTACACCTATGATCCTAAAAGGGGAGATCCAAAGAAGGACATCAAATCCGGAACAGAATTTGAGGATTTACCAGCGGACTGGGTATGCCCAATCTGTGAATTAAAGAAAAACTTATTTGATAAACTTGAATAA
- a CDS encoding zinc-dependent dehydrogenase: MRVAMYYNNRDVRIEEMQIPHIGPGELLVKVIASGVCGSDVMEWYRIKKAPLVLGHEIAGEVVSVGEGVKRYKAGDRVTVAHHVPCNTCHYCLNGHYSVCDTLRTTNFYPGGFSEYIRIPHINVDRGTFVLPDEVSFEEGTFVEPLACTLLGQRKAKLRAGQSVLVIGSGISGLLHIQLARALGAGRIFAVDITEYRLKMAQQSGADHVIHAKEDVPAYLRKTNNGRLADLVVVCTGAAAAIGQALNSVERGGTILFFAPTEPNVSTPVNLWDLWRNCNSFIMSYAGPPDDMATAIELIRAGRVAVRDLITHRLSLSETATGFKLVAGAKDSIKVIIEPHA; encoded by the coding sequence ATGCGCGTAGCAATGTATTACAACAACAGAGATGTTCGAATTGAAGAGATGCAAATCCCTCACATTGGCCCGGGTGAATTATTAGTGAAGGTAATAGCCAGTGGTGTTTGCGGAAGTGACGTAATGGAATGGTACCGTATTAAAAAGGCACCTCTCGTACTGGGGCATGAGATTGCCGGTGAAGTAGTGTCCGTTGGAGAAGGAGTGAAGCGTTATAAAGCAGGTGATCGGGTAACCGTGGCCCATCATGTCCCCTGCAATACGTGCCATTACTGCCTGAATGGCCATTATTCGGTATGTGATACCTTGCGCACTACAAATTTTTATCCTGGTGGTTTTTCTGAATATATTCGTATTCCGCACATCAATGTTGATCGGGGTACCTTTGTTTTGCCGGATGAAGTTTCTTTTGAGGAAGGAACCTTTGTTGAGCCTTTAGCCTGCACCCTCCTTGGGCAAAGAAAGGCAAAATTACGTGCAGGACAGAGTGTACTCGTTATCGGCAGCGGCATATCCGGACTCCTTCACATTCAATTAGCACGCGCGCTGGGGGCCGGACGAATTTTTGCAGTCGATATTACTGAATATCGATTAAAAATGGCACAACAATCCGGAGCTGACCATGTAATTCACGCAAAGGAAGATGTTCCCGCCTATCTGCGTAAAACCAATAACGGACGCCTGGCTGACCTGGTTGTCGTATGTACAGGGGCCGCTGCAGCCATAGGACAGGCATTAAACTCTGTGGAACGGGGCGGGACGATTCTTTTTTTTGCCCCAACAGAACCAAATGTCTCAACTCCTGTAAACCTTTGGGACCTCTGGCGCAATTGTAACTCTTTTATCATGTCTTATGCCGGACCACCGGATGATATGGCTACAGCCATTGAACTAATCCGTGCAGGCAGGGTAGCAGTACGAGACTTAATTACCCATAGGCTAAGTCTTTCTGAAACAGCTACAGGCTTTAAACTGGTTGCCGGGGCAAAGGATTCCATAAAAGTCATTATAGAACCCCATGCATGA
- the lsrF gene encoding 3-hydroxy-5-phosphonooxypentane-2,4-dione thiolase, translated as MPWGMKNRLSQLIKPNGRCMFLPIDHGYFQGPTTNLEKPGKTIQPILEYSDALFCTRGVLRSCIDPVNSKPIILRVSGCTSMVGEDLANESLTTSIEEAIRLNASGVGISVFIGSKYEHQTLLNLSTLVNEAERYGIPVMAVTAVGREMEKRDARYLALCCRIAAELGARVVKTYWCENFEKVTNGCPVPVVMAGGPKVNSDLEVFEFVHDGMQKGAIGVNLGRNIWQNEYPIAMIKALRAIIHEDATAKQANDIFNAEKNKKK; from the coding sequence ATGCCTTGGGGAATGAAGAATCGTTTATCTCAACTTATAAAACCAAACGGCCGATGTATGTTTTTACCAATTGACCATGGATATTTCCAGGGTCCCACTACTAACCTGGAAAAGCCGGGCAAGACTATTCAACCCATTCTTGAATACAGCGACGCCCTTTTTTGTACCCGCGGGGTATTACGTTCGTGCATAGATCCGGTAAATAGCAAACCCATTATCCTTAGAGTATCCGGATGCACAAGTATGGTTGGTGAAGACCTGGCAAACGAAAGTCTTACCACTTCCATAGAAGAGGCTATTCGTCTAAACGCCTCTGGTGTAGGTATTTCCGTCTTTATCGGCAGTAAATATGAACACCAAACTCTGTTAAATCTATCAACATTAGTAAATGAAGCGGAAAGGTATGGTATTCCCGTAATGGCAGTTACGGCTGTTGGAAGGGAAATGGAAAAGCGTGACGCCCGTTACCTCGCACTCTGTTGCCGTATTGCAGCAGAATTGGGCGCTCGGGTCGTAAAAACTTACTGGTGCGAGAATTTTGAAAAAGTTACGAATGGATGCCCTGTACCTGTCGTCATGGCAGGTGGACCGAAGGTAAACTCAGACCTTGAGGTATTTGAGTTTGTTCATGATGGAATGCAAAAGGGAGCTATTGGTGTGAATTTAGGAAGGAACATCTGGCAAAATGAGTACCCCATAGCCATGATCAAGGCTTTACGCGCTATCATCCACGAGGATGCAACGGCAAAACAAGCAAATGACATCTTTAATGCAGAGAAGAATAAAAAGAAATAG
- a CDS encoding DUF72 domain-containing protein codes for MKKDKVYIGTSGFTYKHWGNGVFYPGELSKSKWLEYYSQFLKSVELNVSFYHLPSENAFKNWYRQTPDDFSFAVKGSRFITHIKRLNEVEAPLKLFLGRTKFLKEKLSIVLWQLPPTFTVHIDRLFNFVSLLRKLSTIPFVFEFRNKSWFCKDVYRILENAHIAICIADFPKFTGYTPIVTDFVYLRHHRAKQYSHKNCYSDDELQTDSKRIKAWLKEGKDVFVYFNNDEAGYAVNNAITLSKLIQKDIERNSNSNT; via the coding sequence GAAGAAAGACAAGGTATATATAGGTACCAGTGGCTTTACTTATAAACACTGGGGGAATGGAGTATTTTATCCGGGGGAACTATCTAAAAGCAAGTGGCTGGAATATTATTCACAATTTCTTAAAAGCGTGGAACTGAATGTCTCCTTTTATCACTTGCCTTCTGAAAATGCCTTCAAAAACTGGTACCGGCAAACACCAGATGATTTTTCATTTGCGGTAAAAGGGAGCCGATTTATTACCCATATTAAAAGACTCAATGAAGTAGAAGCGCCATTAAAATTATTTTTGGGTAGAACAAAGTTTCTTAAAGAAAAATTATCAATAGTATTATGGCAATTGCCGCCTACGTTCACGGTACATATCGATAGGTTATTCAATTTTGTATCATTATTGAGAAAATTGAGTACCATCCCCTTTGTATTTGAATTTCGGAATAAGAGTTGGTTTTGTAAGGATGTATATCGTATATTGGAAAATGCTCATATAGCCATATGCATTGCTGATTTTCCAAAATTTACCGGATATACCCCCATAGTAACTGATTTTGTATACCTCCGGCATCACAGGGCAAAGCAATATTCTCATAAGAACTGCTATTCCGATGATGAACTACAAACTGATTCCAAAAGAATAAAAGCATGGTTGAAAGAAGGGAAAGATGTATTTGTCTACTTTAACAATGACGAGGCTGGCTATGCAGTAAATAACGCTATCACCCTTTCAAAACTGATACAAAAAGATATCGAGAGGAATAGTAATTCTAACACATAG